attGCTTTAGGTAAATTTtggagttttgaaaaaaaatatcccagagatacaaatgaaaataaactgtCCCAAACAAAATTATCCTTATATAAAAGAATGGATTTATGTTTCATGTAAAATCATCCTCactaagaaaaaacaatgtaaaaagtttaaaaaatcatgttctTTAAAGGTTTTGTTCAGATATGAATAACGCCTTGTTTTATTATGAATCTAGAGCAAAAGAGAATATTCAAGCGTTAACAACTGATcgttcattttcaaaagaaaattgctTCTATCTGTTCTAGTTTAAACAGCAATACTAGTagccaaatttcattaaatttgattcgatatcatatataaattctACAAGTTGATCTATtcaatattccttttttaatacaatcataattaattatcagggaatttcaaaaaattgaacacTTAACCCTAGggatttatataattagttctggaatccaaaatatttattaaaaaaaacgaatattttgttgacttgtgaattcataacttaaaaaatagaaaatgtagtTTACCATATATCCTCAAAACAGAGGGTCCCGAAAACCAATTACTTTCTTGTAAATCCTTCCCTGCTTCCTGGTCCCTCAATTCCAAAAAGTCATCCAGGAAACCAGAGGCAAGAATATCTCGTATCTTAATTTTACCCGTACGAATgggatcaagaaaaaaataaaattttctcacagctgtacaaatataaaagggATGAAAGGACTTTTCCAGAATATCCAATTTTGGAAGAGTATGAATGAGCTCCCCCAAATAAGTCTCTAAGTCCGTTTCTTCAAGAAACCCAGAGCCATCTTTATCATAGAGTGATAGTTCAATGCGTGTCTGTAGTAACCACGTTTTACGCATGATGTAGTCAAAGAGAGTTGCAACTAGAAGGCGGCCAGAAGACTCTTCAGCCAAAGTGAGATACAGTCTGGATGAAAGAAAGGATTGTACCTTTGGATCTGATTCCTTACGAACCCTTTTATAGTCATGATAAGTAAGATATTTATCATCGTtttcttctacaaaaaataataaaaaaccctttAAACTCTAACTCAGTTCTTCTCTCCTTCACAGAACTGcacatattattattgctaGTGAAGTAAAAACTGTGTAAATCCccttgagacaaaaaaaaaagtatatgttggtaacttTGATAGCCGACATATCTGCCGACAGAGATACctagaaaaactattttactcTTCGCTCGCTcataataagtttgaattttcataattaatatgagCACTAATATCTTGTAGATTTAACATAAAAGTATTGCTTACCAGGACACAAGccaattttaaagaaaactcCTAATTTTGCCACTGTTATTCCTTCCATTTTTCATTTACAATCCTTATTTCACTAGATTTTGTAATTTCTACAATGCTGTATTAtaggaacttttattttttgctggATTCAAGCCTTTGTCTATGTCGAAATTAgagatataacaaaataatgaaggtaaattctaattttaaatttacaattgaagcttttttttttagctaaaatagcgAAATAATGTAAagtctcaaaaatatataacgatcctaatagtataaaaatatatctttgaattaCTCTCAtccctaattataatattagtattatcaggatatactttttttaatgtatgctcACAAAGATTTCGACAATTTCCACATTGCAAATTAAAGCATTTGATATAgctaatgatttaaaaaaagtgtaaggGCAGATAGAACAAGTCAGAACTAGTGGATGAGGCATGAGAATCCAGTAGAGtccaaagattttttaattccGTATTGTTAATgagttcattttcttttcttttaagaatCTTTGCTCTTGCTTCTTCACGAAGCCGACAGGCTAAAGGATGTTCTGGCAGACCTGCAAATTCAAGTTCAATTCTTAGCATCACTAAGGACAAATGTcaaatcttattatttaaataatcaaaccTGATGGGTAGTAAAATGTAGGAATTCCTTTTGGTGGCTCAAGATGTACAGCGGCATATTCGTGAAGAAAGAGCTCATCCTCATCAATGGAATCCGTGTCCTTTGGAGGattcttttccaaatatttaatcagagattttttaatatccattcaattttaaaaaataacagttcgataatcaataattataatattaaaagtcaCTGGTGACTTCACTCTATCAGTGACGATCAGTCTATTTACGAACAGATTGGAAACAAATTGTCAATTTTAAtagcatttaataatttaaataatatttatttaaaaatcattcaaataaaaacaaagttgggataaatgacgtcatagtaaaaTGTGTGGTCATCACTTTAGTTTGTACACGCAGGTCTAATTATTATATCTGGAGGAGCACCAGCTCAATCACACAACCTATGGCAGATGagaaaatcattaattataataaactcaTGCTTGTAAACTAATAATACTTTGGTAAaccaataaaattttgtacaatcataaaactatattataCTGTCGTAgctgtatttttatattaacatcacGTGATATTTTAATCAATCCTATAATTTGGGGATATATTCGAAATCCCCATAAATTGTTCTTGAGACAATAATAGTGGACTTACTTGATATAATGTAACAGGGTTTTATAAAGTCgacttttaaatcattattggACTATTTATTTGAACTGATGAATTTGCCCTTCCAGAATAAAGTATCTATGTCAGGTCAGCTGGAAattctcattaaaaataaagaattcgCCGCATGAGGTTGCGTCATTAGAGTTAGTGCTTCTCCAATTGATATAAAGACTCATTGGGTAACATCTAAGTTTGGTTCTCCATCATTTATTACATCTCTGGTCTAACAGCAATGCATATGATATACTACTTAGACAAGATTctctaaaaagttaattatccATCTAGTATAAGTGTGAATTTATTAGATTAGGAAAGGAtgggaaataataattaagtattcatCATGGCatgctttgtttatttatgtatatcaatgACGTCATTGACATAGCATCATGTGGATTACTGAGAATGAGTTAATAcggtaaattaaaatattaaatactcaaACTAGTGAATTTACGAATTATTGACGATTCAATCTGTAATCAGTCATCCATCCCTTGTTTAAATGATGCTTTTCTCACATCGCCTCATTCATCAAACTCGAAGGCTACTTTCTTCCCTCTCTAGAGAAGCCATATTTGAAAAGTATCCCGTGGTTGAATCCAAGGGGGTTGTGCCTCGTCAATGCTGGATTGAATCATTAAAAAGATCTTCCTCGACGGGGAGTGCAGGACAAATCGTTGATCTACATCCAGACGTATGGGGAGTTGCCCCTCGACTGGATATAATTGCGGATAACTTAAAATGGCAGGAAAACTATAAGAAAGTAGAATACAACTACGTCAAGGATCGCTATGAACTCCCTGGTAAAGGTGCAAGGCCATGGCCTCAAAAAGTAACACAATACActtgaatattaatttcatcCATATAATAATGGTGTAAAGTCATTGTCTCACAATCAAGAATTTTAAGAAACACCTCTTATGTCTTAGTTGCTTATTACATTTGATAAATGTGATATAATTACTTTACAcctatttaatcataaatatacgtcaagttttttatattgtgcGCACAATGAATCTTCAATGTTGATATCAGTAGGGATGTGAATTTTGTCGAAATTCTCATGAGCATACACTTTAAGAAAGAAGTACCTATTGGTAAATTTCTATAAGATATTTAtactctttattaattatttttctctaattaaaaACGTATTATATTAGCGATCAAAGAGCGCTATACTCATATgtgtcgtctatcaaagttgccaatatatacttttatttttgattgacacTCACCGAGGATTTACACAATTATCAAATCCCTGGAATGTAAGGCCCGTAAATAggattgaattgttttttatatcatttttaagaaagaaaatttacttttttccttctcatttcataaatacataatcaaacttttggtccttcttttttttaattgacatattttttaataatccttaAATAGAAGTCCATAGTCAAATTTCCGACTGGGATCCTATTGTCTCTAACGGAAATTATAAACCATATCGACGACCCTGTTAGATATGGCTACATTCTAATGTTCTTCATATTTAGGGAACTGGAAGAGCAAGACACAAGAGTAAACGATCTCCTATTTGGTTACAAGGAGGGAAAGCACATGGACCAAAAGgaccaaaaactaattttttcatGCTACCCTATCAACATCGAGTGAACGGCCTTATACATACGTTAAGTGTCAAATTCGCACAagatgatattataattgttcaaaactTCGATGATTTGGAGTCAACAGATCCAGAGGACTTGGAGGATTTAATCTCTGAGAGGgggtatttttattcaatatttcgaGGGAAAcctaagtaattttttctactgCATTTCAGATGGGGGCTTTCTACACTTTTTGTTAATGGCGATTCCATTGCCCCAGAAAACATCACAGCTGCTAGTGAATCTATTCTCCATGTCAATGTGATGCCGTCGTTCGGACTTAACGTGCATTCCATGTTAAAGCATAAAACCCTTGTGTTAACTTTAGATGCGGTTAATTTAATTGAAGATAAGCTTCTTTTTGCGCAGAGACGGTCTGATGCCTACtcaatttccttaaaaaataaaaaaccaacaagcatgttataaataaaaggaatgaatatgaataaaatatgttaattactCCCCTTGAAAAAAATGTCCTTGAAACTTGCTTTATATGTTGATGATTTGTTAACCATCTGTACATATTAACATGTAATAAAAACgtattatattatgtagacTAATTATCACTTCAAATGtatgcattatttattttgaaacttaaGAAGCGATAAGTAAGTGAGAATCCACATTTCCTGATTGAGTAAGGCCCACAGTCTACATTCTATCTAGACTTAGTGGCGCatgatttttttcaacacaAAATATTGTGTAGTCAGAAGATAATCAGTTATACAGTTATTTAATGTATGCATATGATATAAACATTACATACTTGCAGTGGTGAAAGGGAGCGTCAGAAAGGGGTGTAATGCTACGGGCTCGAACATTTCATACTTTCATTTCGTGGgagaccattgttaatattgCACACAACCCCAATAATTTTCAGCTACCCCACTGATCAATAGGGTAGACGATGCGTTGAAAAGTATAGgccttaattaaaaattagttggGAGCATCATAGTAATGACCTAGTCACTCAGGGCAATTGGGATACAATAGACGAAACTTAAAAAGAAAGCCTAAACAGACAAACGGCGTAATGCTTTATCATTCAATTATGTCAtgtagtttaataaataaatataagattgtCTATCTGAGTGAGAAAAGAGAGAAACGAAAATGGAGTTAGTATTGCGTCATAAGGGAACATAAATAACTTAAGCGAGTTAAACTAAACGAACAAATGAGACCTACATAACACTTGACCTTGAAATAAGtagtaaaaaatcattttaagatatatttattattaaatttttcctgcAGGCTGAAAGTAGTTTCAATATGTACAATAGagaaattgggaaaaaatagtaaatatatagaCGTGTTTCAGCAAATCCGAGTGCGTTATCTGGCTAAGCTAAATTGCATGATGGCATTTAGagatttattgattatatttctaaatttaaaaaaaaaaatgaatatgtaaaaataaagaatttaactCAATCACACGACtgcttaaaatttaatattcaaatttacttaaatataatgtaGGAGCAAATTGAGCTCGCCATAATTTAAGCCAATGTTTTATTGAACAATTGCAAAAATTCGAAATCTTATAGTGAATTACTTGTAAGGAAATGTTCGCGTAGAATTTGggtattatttaatcaaaaataggaGTAAACGCGTCTTTAAAATCCGCTTTGATTGATTCAAGGGAGAAAAAGAAGGTAAGATGAGGGGGGGGATTGATTGCCTTCTACGAGAATCAGAAAGACACTCAAAAACgcaatttttcttccaaaatcaaaatattaatgaagattataatttattttattttatttacatttatcctttttatttgagaaaatccaaaaatgagtTGTTTCATTGATGACGTCTTCTTCTTCTCCAGACAttgttttaagtattttaaatttggaattttgtatttaaaaaaaggtgtatCCATTGAACTGCACAATTTATATCTATCAACAACTTTTATAAGAGTCCATtcgaaaaatacttaaaaagggGGCACAGAAATCAGAACCTTAGCGATGGAAAAACAATATAGCCGACGGAATGTGGATAGAAGTCGTCTTATTTCATTGCCCTTCGGCATTAGTATTCATCATTAGCAGAACGTGGGaattgatcttttttcttttttgcaatgtCAGCCATGACCTTTTGTTTGAGCATGGTCCAATCGAAGGTATAGTCGTATTGGTGATGGAGAGTTCGGAATAAAATTCGGAATAGTTGCCTTAGATACATGTAGTCAGGAGCTTCTTCATAACGAAGTCCCCTACAGTAATTAAGAAACATAGCAAATTCAGCAGGATATCCTTTACAGAGGACTTCAACAGGAGTGGACATTTTCCTTTCACTGATTTTTTCgtacttttgttttttagtgGCTGCCTTTAAACCTTGCCAGGGCAAAGTACCTcgattaaaatacataataacgtAGCCAAGAGACTCCATATCGTCTCTTCTTGACTGCTCAATACCCAGATGAGCGTTTATAGAAGCGTATCTTGCAGTACCCGTAAGGTTCTTGTCTTCCCTATAAGCGATATGCAAACGAGTACGAGTATCCCTATATTTTTTAGCCAAGCCGTAGTCGATGAGGAAAACTTTATTACAGTGTCTCCCAATACCCATAAGAAAGTTATCTGGTTTTATATCTCgatgaatgaaatttttggaatgcAGAAACTCCACTCTTCCGATCATTTGATCCCCCAACATTAACACGGTTTTCAAAGTAAAACGGCGACAACAGAAATTGAAGAGATCCTCGAGAGAAGGTCCCAGGAGATCCAGCACAAGCACATTGTAATCGCGCTCGATTCCAAACCAGCGGATGTGCGGAATCCCGATCCCTCCCTGCAGGATTTTATAGAGCTTCGACTCGTAGAACAGCTGGGGGTGACGAGCCTCTTTGGCCTCCATCTTCACGGCCACTTCCTCTCCATTCGTAATGTTGATGCCCAGATAAATGTCCCCAAAGGACCCGGAGCCGATCTTGCGAACGAGGCGGTAGCGACCCCCGACGATGAACTCGGAACGAGAGGAGTTCACTCCTCCGGCCCCGCTCGTACTTCCACTCTCCATCACCACGGCTGCCCCGCTACCAGAGCACCCTTCCTTCTCTTTCTCCAGCTTGAATACCGATCCTTCACACCCGCAACAGACTCACAACACTCGCTCCCTCCACAACCAAGGATCACAATCGATTCCAATTCTCTTCTCACTTCCACCTGCGAACACACACAAACCAAGGATTATCTAGTGGGGGGCATTCAGAGCAGAGCACAACTACAAATACAACAATCATACATAGAGATAAATCAAAAATCAGAGCCTACGTCAAAATCCTTCGAGATCCAGACAAACACATCCACGACaccaagaaaaggaaaaaagaaaagaaacagagacaATAGAAGGAGTTAAATTCACTCAGAACAAGGAACAGAAAAGAACCTTGGCCCTTCACGCCACTTTCATTTCCTATCTATCTACCTCCACTTCCCTTAGCCACCACACGCCGAACTCCAGTCCCCCTCGCTCCTCTCACTCCCTCTCTCTCACCTagccttcaaataaaatacgaAGACCACGTGCTCCATATTTGTACAACCGAGCACTCGTCGTAGGGACTCTTTCTTTCCTCCGCTAGGAGTCTTGAATATCCCTCCATAACTAACTTCACAGCCCTTATCAATTTACCCTTACCCGCAATCTACAAGCTAAACTCTGCAAAGggaacaaaaagttaaaaaaggcATAATGGAAAATGaacaagtgacgtcatctgtgatatcataaaaagcgacatctgaCGCGATAAAAGGATAACTCTGCGACCATGTATTtcgctactttgttttaaagctctctctctcctcttcttcgattcttaatttatttgctCTCGCTGCTGCTACTATCTCTCTCAACTTACATTATTTGGGGCTAGCCTCTC
The genomic region above belongs to Lepeophtheirus salmonis chromosome 8, UVic_Lsal_1.4, whole genome shotgun sequence and contains:
- the LOC121123033 gene encoding serine/threonine-protein phosphatase 2A regulatory subunit B'' subunit gamma isoform X1, with the protein product MDIKKSLIKYLEKNPPKDTDSIDEDELFLHEYAAVHLEPPKGIPTFYYPSGLPEHPLACRLREEARAKILKRKENELINNTELKNLWTLLDSHASSTKENDDKYLTYHDYKRVRKESDPKVQSFLSSRLYLTLAEESSGRLLVATLFDYIMRKTWLLQTRIELSLYDKDGSGFLEETDLETYLGELIHTLPKLDILEKSFHPFYICTAVRKFYFFLDPIRTGKIKIRDILASGFLDDFLELRDQEAGKDLQESNWFSGPSVLRIYGQYLNLDNDHNGMLSPSELKNYGTGTLTDTFIQRVFQECLTYDSEMDYKTYIDFVLAFENRKSPQSLRYFFRILDIKQQGYLDHFTLNYFFKDILKEMDKLKQEPVLFEDVMDEIFDMISPKDPNRITLQDLVNSKQGNTIISILIDLNGFWCHESREDYITEEDEDLPKLQIKCFLSQILGRFLCFGHFIFICSLHH
- the mRpL4 gene encoding large ribosomal subunit protein uL4m, whose product is MMLFSHRLIHQTRRLLSSLSREAIFEKYPVVESKGVVPRQCWIESLKRSSSTGSAGQIVDLHPDVWGVAPRLDIIADNLKWQENYKKVEYNYVKDRYELPGKGARPWPQKGTGRARHKSKRSPIWLQGGKAHGPKGPKTNFFMLPYQHRVNGLIHTLSVKFAQDDIIIVQNFDDLESTDPEDLEDLISERGWGLSTLFVNGDSIAPENITAASESILHVNVMPSFGLNVHSMLKHKTLVLTLDAVNLIEDKLLFAQRRSDAYSISLKNKKPTSML
- the LOC121123033 gene encoding serine/threonine-protein phosphatase 2A regulatory subunit B'' subunit gamma isoform X2 — encoded protein: MDIKKSLIKYLEKNPPKDTDSIDEDELFLHEYAAVHLEPPKGIPTFYYPSGLPEHPLACRLREEARAKILKRKENELINNTELKNLWTLLDSHASSTKENDDKYLTYHDYKRVRKESDPKVQSFLSSRLYLTLAEESSGRLLVATLFDYIMRKTWLLQTRIELSLYDKDGSGFLEETDLETYLGELIHTLPKLDILEKSFHPFYICTAVRKFYFFLDPIRTGKIKIRDILASGFLDDFLELRDQEAGKDLQESNWFSGPSVLRIYGQYLNLDNDHNGMLSPSELKNYGTGTLTDTFIQRVFQECLTYDSEMDYKTYIDFVLAFENRKSPQSLRYFFRILDIKQQGYLDHFTLNYFFKDILKEMDKLKQEPVLFEDVMDEIFDMISPKDPNRITLQDLVNSKQGNTIISILIDLNGFWCHESREDYITEEDEVSSDN
- the LOC121123034 gene encoding casein kinase I, which gives rise to MESGSTSGAGGVNSSRSEFIVGGRYRLVRKIGSGSFGDIYLGINITNGEEVAVKMEAKEARHPQLFYESKLYKILQGGIGIPHIRWFGIERDYNVLVLDLLGPSLEDLFNFCCRRFTLKTVLMLGDQMIGRVEFLHSKNFIHRDIKPDNFLMGIGRHCNKVFLIDYGLAKKYRDTRTRLHIAYREDKNLTGTARYASINAHLGIEQSRRDDMESLGYVIMYFNRGTLPWQGLKAATKKQKYEKISERKMSTPVEVLCKGYPAEFAMFLNYCRGLRYEEAPDYMYLRQLFRILFRTLHHQYDYTFDWTMLKQKVMADIAKKKKDQFPRSANDEY